Below is a window of Campylobacter canadensis DNA.
AGTTAGGCGGTAAAAACCCAATGCAAGTTGGTTTAGGAACGCAAATTAACTCAATTACAAAAATCTTTAAACAAGGTTCTTTGCAAACAACCGATAAGCAAACAGACTTAGCTATTCAAGGAGATGGATTTTTTGTAGTTAGCCCTGATGGTGGTAAAACTTATAAATATACAAGAAGTGGAGACTTTGTGCGTGATGCAAAAGGTAATTTTGTTGATAATAATGGCTACATAGTTCAAGGTTGGTTAAGAGATGAGCTAACAGGAGCAGTAGATACAACAAGTCCTATTAGAAATATAGTTATTAAACCAGGTCTTACAACTCCTGCAAACCCAACTTCTTATGTTTCAATTAAGGCTAACTTAAACTCAGGTAATAGTGTTGGCGATAAAAAAACACCAATTTACCAATTAGATAGCAACCACGATTGGACTGATGTAAATGGTAATGGCATTAAATCAGACGCAGGTGTGCATAAAGAAAACGATACAGCAGTTAATTCTTTTATTACAAATAGCAATAAAGAATTACGCTTAAATGAGCGTGGCGTTGATATGGGTGTTTTATTTAATAAAGCAGGAGAAAGCTTTGGACTTAGAAAGGGTCAAGGTATTTGGGTTAGCTATGCTGAGGCAAAAACAAAGAATTTAACTTTAGGTAACGGTCCAAACGGTCAGCCAACTATTGATAATGATGGAAAATTCAACACTGCAGCTACATTAAATATTGAAATTAACGGCACAAGAGCAAATGCTACTGTAAATACGGTTGGAGAATTAGCAGCAGCAATTAATGCAGTAACTAGTAAAACAGGGGTTCAAGCAAATATAGTAAATGGTAATCAAATCGTTTTAGTAAATTCAAACAAAGATGGCACAACAGCAAGTATGAAAAACATTATTGTAAAGGCTGCTGATGGAGCTGTTGATACTACAGGTATTTTAAGCAACAATGGTATAGACCATAGTGCTGCACAAGGAAATGGTCAAAATGATAACAATAAAAGTATTGAAGTAATCACAGCTTATCAATACACCTACGACCCAAGCCCAGTAAATACCGAGCATAATCTAAATCCAAGCACAGCAAGAGCTTTTAGAACCACAGAAGATTTAAGAGAGGCTATGCAAAAAGATGCAAGATTGTATGTAAATTACGATGGAAGACAAATTACAACCGCAAATTGGGCAACACAAGGCACAAAAAACGATGGAGTGCAAGTAGAAGTAAATGCAAAGGGAGAATTTGTAATTAAAAATCCAAAAGGTGATGCTTTCAATGAAGATGATGGCGATTTAATTGATATGAGTACAGAAGCAATTTATAATCGTGCAGAAAAATTATGGGAAGAACGAAGAAAAGCAGACCCTGATATAGACGGTTTACCACCAGAATTTGGAGAGCAAACAAATGTGGCTTGGAATGAGCTAACTGATGCACAAAAAGCTATGTATATTGAGGCAAGACCTGAATTAACAACACCTGCAAATTCTAATGATAACGAAGACGATTTTAATATGTATTTAAGCATTAGCAATCTTACAAATCCTGCTAATAATATTAACGAAAATGATAAATTTATGAAAACAATGCAAGGTATGCAAGGTGCTTTAACAAGCGGAGAAAGTACTCGCCAAACTCAAGGATTATATTTAAGCGCTCATTCATCAAGTATTGATATTTATGATTCTTTAGGTACAAAACATTCAATCAAATACGATTTTACAAAAATCGGTTATACAGATGATGGGGGTACTGAATGGGGCATAGTTATTCAAGTGCCAGAACCTTGTGAGATAAATATAAGTGGAGAAGGTCCTAAAAATGTTTTAACAGGTTCAATTAGATTTAATTCCGATGGTTCTTTACAAGGTTATAGCCCTAGCTCTATTTCTTTTACAGCAAATAACGGCTCAACCCCTAATCAAAACATAGATTTTAATTTCGGTAATCCAAATGATTTTGATGGAATTACAAGTTATGATAGAGAAAGTAATACAAGTGGTATTTCTCAAGATGGTTTTAGTGGTGGAGATTTAAGCGGTCTTAGAGTTGATGAGAGTGGTACTATAATTGGTTCATTTACAAATGGTCGTTCTTTTGCTTTAGCTCAAGTTGCTATGGCTACATTTACAAATAATGAAGGTTTAGAAGCAGAAGGCGGTAATGTATTTACTCAAACAAGTAATAGTGGAGAGCCAGTAATTGGTGCTGCTACAACGGGTGGTCGTGGTGCTATTCAAGCTAGTAACCTTGAAATGTCTAACGTGGATTTAAGCCGTTCTTTAACTCAATTAATAGTTGTTCAAAGGGGTTATCAAGCAAACTCAAAAACAATCACAACAAGCGACCAAATGCTAAACACCCTTTTACAATTAAAACAATAATTTTTACTTTCCCTTGTAGCTTTACAAGGGAAAAAGTATCTTTAAAGTTACTTAAATTTACAATATCACTTAACTTTACTAAGCTTAGTTGTAAAAGGAATATAATTTAAATTAATGATAAAGCTTGCTTATGATAAAAAAATAAGAAAAATTTTTAAAAGAATGTTTTTATTTTAGAAGATAAAAAAATAATTAAGCGTATTTTTGAAAGATTTTAAGAAATTAAAAACATATAACCCAAAACCACGCTTTTTGTACTAAAGCGTGGAAGTATTTTAAAAACTTGTTAAATGCAAGTTTTCTGGGTTAAAAAAGTTTAGTCTTAAGTTAAAACTAAGCAATACAAGTTTAAAATACTTTTTAAGTTTTTTGAGATTTGCTTTGCTATAGACTTTTTAAAGTTTGTAGTAAAGCTATGAGCAATACTAAAATAATGATTAATTCATACATTTTATACCGCCTTTCTTACCAAAAAACAAAGTAAAAAAATACTTTTTTCACTTTTAGCTTCAGCAAAAGACACTAGGATTTTAGCACTTTTTACCTTAAAATAAATTTAAATTTATATTAAATTAATTGTTTATTAACTTTTATATGATATAGGGCGTGAAAATACTAAAAGGAATTTAAAACTCATTGCTGCAAATAGCTTTAGTTGTGGAAGTTGATTGCTTTTTTCAAGGAATATAATTTAAATTAATGATAAAATTTGCTTATGATAAAAAAATAAGAAAAATTTTTTAAAAGAATGTTTTTATTTTAGAAGATAAAAAATAATTAAGCGTATTTTTGAAAGATTTTAAGAAAATATAAAACTACACGGCGAGTTTTATTATTTTTAAGCTAAAGCTATTAGCAAAATATAACATACTCCCTTGTATTTATGCGCCGAAAGTATGTGATTAATTAAAATACTTATATAAGTAGCAAAGTGTAGCTAAAATAACCCCACATTTAGCGGGGCTATTTATATTAATTTAATAAACCGTGAATTGCTGCAGAGATAGCAACAAGTCCCATTATTAAAATAAAAATATCAAAAGACTTATTTCTATATTTTTTAAACACATCAAATTTATAAATGCAAAATAAAGGCATTAAAAATAATAAAATAGCTAAAATAGGTCCGCCAATTGATTCAATAATGCCAATAACGCTAGGGTTTTTGTAAGCTACATACCAGCTTATTAAAAAGGTAAAAATTGCTGTTATGCTTTTTGCTAGTTTGCCTTGAATTTTACCAGAACTAGCCTTGTATAAAATACCATTTAAACCTTCGCAAGAGCCTAAATAATGCCCTAAAAAGCTTTTACTCATAGCAACAAGTGCAACTATTGGTGCAACATAAGCTAAGAAAGTAGCTGATGGATATACTTTTGAAATATAGGTTAAAATATTTACATTACTTGCTTTTGCGTTTTGAAAATCTTCAGGGCTTAGTGCAAGTGCGCAAGAAAATACAAAAAACATTACAACAACAACCATCATAATAACACTAGCTGAAATTATCTTTTTAGCCTTTGCTTCTGCAAGTTCGTTGTATTCTTTTTTGCAATGGCAAGCTAAAGAAGAAATTATAGGCGAATGATTAAATGCAAAAACCATAATAGGAATTACTAGCCATAATGTTGTATAAAATTTAGGATTTGTAACGCTAGAAAAATCTACATTATAAAATAAAGCAAGATTCCAATGTGGTATTAAAAATAAAGCGATGATTACTAAAATCGCTATAAATGGAAATACTAAAAAGCTCATAACCTTAGTAATAACATCTTCTCCTAAAACCGATACAAGCATTAAAATAAAAACTATTAAAAAAGAAATAACTAAACGCATAGCTTGAATATTTTGAGCATCAAAATGTAATTGATTTATTAAAAACTCAATTAGTGTAGTTGTAAGATTAGCGCTATAAACTAATAAAATAGGCAAAATTGCAAAAAAGTACAGCACAGTTACTAAAAAACCACCAAATTTTCCAAAATAATCTTGTGCTACCATTGTAATATCGTTGTTTGCATTAGGATTGCTTAAAACAAATCTACATAAATTTCTATGTGCTAAATATGTCATAGGATAGGCAAGCAGTAAAATTACAAGCAAAGGTATTAAGCCGTCTAAACCAGCATTAATAGGTAAAAACAACACCCCCGCACCAATAGCTGTTCCAAATAATGATAAAACCCACTTAAAATCAGTGGTGCTTAATTTTACTTTATTCTTCTCATCTTTCATAAAGCTTCCTTAAAATTAAATTAAAATTATATTTTAATATTTTAAAATTAATTTTTTAGTTATCTTAAGGGCTATTTTTTAGATAATTTTTGATTAATTTTTCTTTATATAAAGATTAATTTTTGCTTGTTAAAAGATTTATTTTTTATCTTTTAACATTTCATAAGCCTGATTAATTTGTCTAAATTTTTCTATGCTTTTTTCGTATTCTTCTTTGCTCATATTTTCTACATTTAGCATATCAGGATGGTATTTTTTTGCTAATCTTCTATAAGCTTTTTTAATCTCATCAGCACTTGCATTAGGGCTTAGCTCAAGCACTTTATAAGGGTCAAAATTACTTTCTTTTGTATAAGAATTTCTTTTATTAAATATTGTATCTTTTATATTTTTAAAGAAAAATTCTTGATTAAAAATAATACTAATTTTATGCACAGCATTAAGTTTATTTTCACTTAAACCATCAATACTAATAAAATAAAAAAACATTTGAATGATATTTTGCTTAGCAAAATCGCTCAAAAAGCATTCATCAATGAAATTCTTTGCTACTTCTTCGTAGTTTTGCGGATTTTCTTTAGCCTTGTTAAAAACGCTTTTTAAATGCTCTCTTGTAATTCCATTAAGTCTATTTTTATTTAGCAAATCGCTTACAAAATTAGCCTCATTTTTTGATACAGCCCCATCAAGTTTTGCTAGTTTTGCTAATAAACTTATTATGTATTCTAGTTGATTTATACCGTTATTTGAATATTGTTTTGCGGAATTAAAATATTGTTCATTTAAAACATTATCCATTTTAAACATTTTAAAAAGCCAAATTGCTAAAACGCCAAAAATGCCTAAAAAAGATGCAAATAAGGTAAGAAATAAAGCAAGTAAGAATTTAAAAATTCTAGGTGCAAAAAGTAATAAAATAATTATAGCAATTAATATATACATAAATTTTCCTTCTTTTAAATTATTTAAAATTCTACTAATAAAAGTTTTCTTAGTCGTAACTAATAATTTTTATTATTTAATAAAATTATTTATTAGTAATTTTGTTTTATAATAATTTTGCAAAAGAAATTCAAAATTAAAGGAGAAAAAATGTCAGTAGAAAAACAACTACTTCAATTACAAGCAGACGCTCATGCGTTTTTTTTAAAATTCCATAACTATCACTGGAATGTAAAAGGATTACAATTTTTTGCACTTCACTCATATACTCAAAGTGCGTATGAAAGTATGGCAGATATTTTTGATGATTGTGCAGAAAGATTATTACAATTAGGTTTTAAAGCCCTTGTATGTCCTAAGGCTTTAATGGATTTAGCAAAAGCTCCAAAAACAGATAAAACTTGCTTTGACGCAGTAGAATTAGTTACATTATTAATTGCTGATTATGAATACTTGCTAAAAGAATTTAAAGCATTAAATGAAGCAAGTGAAAAAGAAGGCGATACAACAACAGCAGCTTATGCTCAAGAAAAAATCGCAGAATATGAAAAATCTTTATGGATGTTAAAAAATACAGGCGTTCAAGCTTGCGATATTAAAAAATAATTTTTTACCCCTTTTTTGTAAGAAGGGGTAATACAAATTACACTTAGTAAGAACTTTTCTTACTAATTTTAAACTCTTTTTAAATAATTCTTAAAAAATTTCATTAAAAATATCTATTTTTTTGTAAAATAAAGTTTGCTTTAAGTTTTCTTTTGATAGTATTTAGCTACATTTTTAAATTATGACAAGGAGAACAAAATGAAATTAGTAAAATTATCTCTTGCAGCAGTAGTTGCAGCAGGTTCATTTTCATTTGCAAACGCAGCAGTGTCTTTAGATGATGCTATTAAAAACGTTGATTTATCAGGATTTTTAAGATACAGATATGATATGACACATGATAAAACAGGTGATGTAAAAAATTCAGGTGCAGCTCACAAATATAGAGCAAAAGTTGGCGTAAGCACAGAAATCGCTGACAATTTTAAAGCAGTAGCAGTTATTGATTACAATAATGGTGATAAATCTTATGGTTCAAAAGCTGGTTTAAATGATGAAGCAAGCTTTAACTTAAGAGATGCTTATTTAGCATACACAAATTATGAAACTACATTCACACTAGGTAGAATGGAAATTGGTTCAATCTGGACTGATGACTTGCTAGGAACAGGATTAAAAGTAGTAAATAACAGCATTGAAGGTTTAACTTTAGCTGCTTATATGTTTGATAACTACAATAAAGATGGTGATTTTTCACTTTACAATGTAGTAAATAATAAAAACCTTTATGGTGTAGCTGCTATTGGTAGTATTGATCCTGTATCATACCAAGTATGGGCTGCTTACTTAGCAGCAAAAGGTACATTCTACGCTGTAGATTTAGCATTTGATGGTGGCGAAGATTTAGCAGGATTAAATGCTCAAGTACAAGTAGCAGGAACAAGCTTAAAAGGTAAGCTTAAAGAAAAACATGGTGTAGATAACGGTTTATTCTATGCAGTAAATGTTGGAGCTAATGTAGCTGGTTTTGATGCTAACGTAGGTTACATTGGTTTTGGTAAAAAAGATAAAACAACTTTCACAGCTATTGAAGATAAAGGACAATTTATTGACGCTGGTGAAATCATCATTGATTCTTATTCAGAAACTTTAGCAGGTTCACACTCTTATGAATTCTTAACATTAGGTTATTCATTTGATGATGTAAGAGTAGGACTTGATGCAGTATTTGGACAAGTAAATAAAGCAGGTGCAAAAACTGATGCATTTGAAATTACTCCAAGAGTAGCTTACAAATATAGCGATAAATTAAAATTCTCAGCTTACTACGCTTTTGCTAATGTAAAACCAAAAGGCGGAGAAAAAACTGAAGCAACAAAAGTTAGATTTGAAGCTAAATACTCATTCTAATTTTATGCAAGGCTAAAAGCCTTGCTTTTTAATATAACAATTATTTATTCAAAGAACTTTTTTAATTCACACAAAAATATAATTTAATTTTTACTTTTAATTCTAAATAAAGTATTGAATATAAAAATCTAGTATAGCGTATTTAAAATATCATATTAATTTCAGTTTGTAATATGCTAAGCAAAAGAAGTAGAAAATTACAAATAAAGGCGAAGAAAATTAAATTTGAAGAAGAGCTTGTCAAAGATGTTTTAGAGATAATCACCGTCTATTTTGCTAAACTTGCTTATAATTGGAATTAACTAAATGTCAAGTGTATTATAAACACATCTTAAGTCGGAAAAATTTACCCCCTTACTATTTAGCCAAAAAGCAGATAGATTTTAAGTTTTGTTTTTAATGCAAATTTCACAAATACAACAAAACATATAAAATAACTGTTAGAAATAATCAATCAGTAGGAATTAATTTAGGGATAAAAGAATTTATTGTTTATCTAAAAACTTATAGATAAAAACACCTAAGCCTTTAAATAAGCTAAATAGATTTTTTACTAAAAGAGCTAGATAACTAAGTAAGAAATAACACGCAAAAACCAGAAGTATATTAAAAAGTCTAATAAACTTACACTCTAAAATTGTAAATATTAGGGCTGATTTTACATAAATTATCAAGTGTAATCATAAGAAATTTTAACTACATAAATACTTAAGAAAAAAATCATAAATTAGCTAAATATTTAAGTGATGTAAGTTTTTGTGAATTTAATATATAACTAGAGTATAAAGCAAAATATCATAAAAAAGAAATTTATGGATTGGATAAATTTTATCCTAGCTTTAAAACTTGCTGTATTGCAAATAAATTAGTAGAATTAGCTCAATTAGAATTTACGCTTATGAGCTTTATTATAATGCAAGATTATTTAGCAATAAATCAAATTATAACCAGCAAGATAGAAATAAGAATACAATAGAAATTTTATTTATAGAATTTTATAGGTTTGTATGAACGATATCATTATAAATAATTCATATAAAAACAAAACATTTTTTACTTGCTAAATCTTGGTTAATTTTTATTATATTATATTTATATGATTTTGTCTTAGCATATTTAATGCTTCTTCGTGGTTTTTTAGTGAAGTTGCTCTTGTTAGCTCTTTATGAACATAAATTTCTGTATTGTTTAAAAAGGCTTTTAGTAAAATAGCATTACTTAAGACGCAAATATCTGTGCATATTCCTATTATTTCTATGCTTAAAATCTCTTTTTCTATGCTTTTTAAATAATTAGCAAGTTCTAAGCTACAAAAAGAATTCTTTTCAAATATTTTTGCATTTTCTTTTAAAAGTTCTTTTGGGATTTGCCAAGCTTTTGAGTTTTTAATACAATGAGTAATTGGCAAATGCTTACCTTCATTTGTGTCTAAATAATCATCATAGTGGGTATCTTGAGTATAGATTACCTCCCCATCAAAAGAAAAAATTTTTTGCTTAGCTGCTTGTATTAGGCTTTTTTCTTTATCACAGGCTAAGGCACCATCTAAAAAATCATTTTGTATATCAATTACAATTAATATTTTCTTCATCAATAGCCTTTAGTATATTTTTGCAACTATGCTTTATTATCATATAAACTTCTTCAAAATTACCGCTATACCAAGGGTCTGGCACATTTTTATAACCTAAATTACAATAAGTACAAAAGCTTTGAATTTTATTTTTGTGTTCTTGAAATCTATTTTGAAGAGTATTAAGTATTTCATCATCTAAGGCAAAAATAATATCATGGTATTTAACATCTTCTAAACTTATTTGCCTGCAAATAAAATTATCGCATTTTATATTGTTTTTTATTAAAAGCTCTTTAGTACCTTTGTGCATATCTTCGCCGATGTGATATGCACTTGTAGCAAAAGAATTTATAATGTGCTTATTTGTCATATCTTTCATTACAAATTCAGCCATCGGTGACCTGCAAATATTACCTAAACAAATAAAGGCTATTTTCATAATTCACACGCTTTTTTAAAGCCTAAAAAACAAGCTCTTTTAAAATAACTTTGTGCTTTTTTGCTATCTTGTTTTACATACTCTTTATCAGCACTTAAGCCATTTTTATATAAATATGCTAGTTTTGAACACGAGTAAGCGTCATTTAAATCACAAGCTTTTTTACTATATTCAAAAACTAAATCTAGTTCATTTTTTGCTTGTAAATTATTTGCCAACATTATACAAGCTTCAGCATCATTTAAATCACAAGCTTTTTTTAAATATTCATCTCCTAAACCAAGCATTCCAGCAGCTTTACAAGCTTTTATATTGTTTAAATTGCATTCTTCAATACTTTGTTTATTAAAATTATTCATAAAAGTATTTAATTTATCAATATAATTTTTTACTTCAAGTAAATTTGCACAACCTACTTCATTAGCTAAAGCACAAGAATGTGCAGAAAAATCAATACTTTGAATATTGTTTGTGTATAAGGCTAAATCATTACAAGCGGCTGCGTAATTATTATTACAAGCTTTTATTAATTCATCGCTTTTTATTTCATTATATTCGTTTTTATAAAGCCAAGCATAGTTTAAACAAGCACTATCGCTATTTTTATCACAAGAATCTTTTAGTAGTTTTTCAGCTTTTTTTATATCTTTATTTGTACCTAAACCCAAATAATATAAATTACCAAGAGCTGCACAAGCATCGTTATTGTTTAAATCACAAGCTTGTTTATAATATTTAAAAGCATACTCATAAGAAGCCTTTGTGCCTAAGCCATCTTCGTTCATTTTACCAAGATAATAGCAAGATAAAGCATCATTTTTTAAGCAAGTTTTTTTAAATTCTTTGTAGGCTTTATCGTATTTTGCACTATTAAAAAGCTCAACATTAGCAAAAGTAAAAGTAAGTAAAATAGACATTAATAATATTTTTTTCATTCGTTTTCCCCTAGATTTTTTGAAAATATATCATAATTTTCTTCATAATCTTTTGTTTGTATGTTAAAAAATCCTAATAAAGATGAAAATAAATTATCTTGAGATAAAGAATAATTTAACTTATCTTTATTTATATAATCATAATTTGTCCATAATAAAGCA
It encodes the following:
- the flgE gene encoding flagellar hook protein FlgE; its protein translation is MMRSLWAGVTGIQAHQIAMDTEGNNIANVNTVGFKYSRANFSDLISQTQKVATAPQGELGGKNPMQVGLGTQINSITKIFKQGSLQTTDKQTDLAIQGDGFFVVSPDGGKTYKYTRSGDFVRDAKGNFVDNNGYIVQGWLRDELTGAVDTTSPIRNIVIKPGLTTPANPTSYVSIKANLNSGNSVGDKKTPIYQLDSNHDWTDVNGNGIKSDAGVHKENDTAVNSFITNSNKELRLNERGVDMGVLFNKAGESFGLRKGQGIWVSYAEAKTKNLTLGNGPNGQPTIDNDGKFNTAATLNIEINGTRANATVNTVGELAAAINAVTSKTGVQANIVNGNQIVLVNSNKDGTTASMKNIIVKAADGAVDTTGILSNNGIDHSAAQGNGQNDNNKSIEVITAYQYTYDPSPVNTEHNLNPSTARAFRTTEDLREAMQKDARLYVNYDGRQITTANWATQGTKNDGVQVEVNAKGEFVIKNPKGDAFNEDDGDLIDMSTEAIYNRAEKLWEERRKADPDIDGLPPEFGEQTNVAWNELTDAQKAMYIEARPELTTPANSNDNEDDFNMYLSISNLTNPANNINENDKFMKTMQGMQGALTSGESTRQTQGLYLSAHSSSIDIYDSLGTKHSIKYDFTKIGYTDDGGTEWGIVIQVPEPCEINISGEGPKNVLTGSIRFNSDGSLQGYSPSSISFTANNGSTPNQNIDFNFGNPNDFDGITSYDRESNTSGISQDGFSGGDLSGLRVDESGTIIGSFTNGRSFALAQVAMATFTNNEGLEAEGGNVFTQTSNSGEPVIGAATTGGRGAIQASNLEMSNVDLSRSLTQLIVVQRGYQANSKTITTSDQMLNTLLQLKQ
- a CDS encoding serine/threonine protein kinase produces the protein MKDEKNKVKLSTTDFKWVLSLFGTAIGAGVLFLPINAGLDGLIPLLVILLLAYPMTYLAHRNLCRFVLSNPNANNDITMVAQDYFGKFGGFLVTVLYFFAILPILLVYSANLTTTLIEFLINQLHFDAQNIQAMRLVISFLIVFILMLVSVLGEDVITKVMSFLVFPFIAILVIIALFLIPHWNLALFYNVDFSSVTNPKFYTTLWLVIPIMVFAFNHSPIISSLACHCKKEYNELAEAKAKKIISASVIMMVVVVMFFVFSCALALSPEDFQNAKASNVNILTYISKVYPSATFLAYVAPIVALVAMSKSFLGHYLGSCEGLNGILYKASSGKIQGKLAKSITAIFTFLISWYVAYKNPSVIGIIESIGGPILAILLFLMPLFCIYKFDVFKKYRNKSFDIFILIMGLVAISAAIHGLLN
- a CDS encoding J domain-containing protein; its protein translation is MYILIAIIILLLFAPRIFKFLLALFLTLFASFLGIFGVLAIWLFKMFKMDNVLNEQYFNSAKQYSNNGINQLEYIISLLAKLAKLDGAVSKNEANFVSDLLNKNRLNGITREHLKSVFNKAKENPQNYEEVAKNFIDECFLSDFAKQNIIQMFFYFISIDGLSENKLNAVHKISIIFNQEFFFKNIKDTIFNKRNSYTKESNFDPYKVLELSPNASADEIKKAYRRLAKKYHPDMLNVENMSKEEYEKSIEKFRQINQAYEMLKDKK
- a CDS encoding Dps family protein — encoded protein: MSVEKQLLQLQADAHAFFLKFHNYHWNVKGLQFFALHSYTQSAYESMADIFDDCAERLLQLGFKALVCPKALMDLAKAPKTDKTCFDAVELVTLLIADYEYLLKEFKALNEASEKEGDTTTAAYAQEKIAEYEKSLWMLKNTGVQACDIKK
- a CDS encoding major outer membrane protein, which produces MKLVKLSLAAVVAAGSFSFANAAVSLDDAIKNVDLSGFLRYRYDMTHDKTGDVKNSGAAHKYRAKVGVSTEIADNFKAVAVIDYNNGDKSYGSKAGLNDEASFNLRDAYLAYTNYETTFTLGRMEIGSIWTDDLLGTGLKVVNNSIEGLTLAAYMFDNYNKDGDFSLYNVVNNKNLYGVAAIGSIDPVSYQVWAAYLAAKGTFYAVDLAFDGGEDLAGLNAQVQVAGTSLKGKLKEKHGVDNGLFYAVNVGANVAGFDANVGYIGFGKKDKTTFTAIEDKGQFIDAGEIIIDSYSETLAGSHSYEFLTLGYSFDDVRVGLDAVFGQVNKAGAKTDAFEITPRVAYKYSDKLKFSAYYAFANVKPKGGEKTEATKVRFEAKYSF
- a CDS encoding cysteine hydrolase family protein, yielding MKKILIVIDIQNDFLDGALACDKEKSLIQAAKQKIFSFDGEVIYTQDTHYDDYLDTNEGKHLPITHCIKNSKAWQIPKELLKENAKIFEKNSFCSLELANYLKSIEKEILSIEIIGICTDICVLSNAILLKAFLNNTEIYVHKELTRATSLKNHEEALNMLRQNHINII
- a CDS encoding low molecular weight protein-tyrosine-phosphatase, translating into MKIAFICLGNICRSPMAEFVMKDMTNKHIINSFATSAYHIGEDMHKGTKELLIKNNIKCDNFICRQISLEDVKYHDIIFALDDEILNTLQNRFQEHKNKIQSFCTYCNLGYKNVPDPWYSGNFEEVYMIIKHSCKNILKAIDEENINCN
- a CDS encoding tetratricopeptide repeat protein, producing MKKILLMSILLTFTFANVELFNSAKYDKAYKEFKKTCLKNDALSCYYLGKMNEDGLGTKASYEYAFKYYKQACDLNNNDACAALGNLYYLGLGTNKDIKKAEKLLKDSCDKNSDSACLNYAWLYKNEYNEIKSDELIKACNNNYAAACNDLALYTNNIQSIDFSAHSCALANEVGCANLLEVKNYIDKLNTFMNNFNKQSIEECNLNNIKACKAAGMLGLGDEYLKKACDLNDAEACIMLANNLQAKNELDLVFEYSKKACDLNDAYSCSKLAYLYKNGLSADKEYVKQDSKKAQSYFKRACFLGFKKACEL